The window GGTCGCTCGCTCGGCGAGTTACACACTCCCCAATCTCCAGGGTTCGAATGCTTCCATGATTACAACAACCACCGTCGCGTAGAATTAGCTTCTGGACGAGACTTTGGCTTCAAAACTTCCCGAGCTGGTTTACTTTGCAAGTCCGTGCCAAGTTCAGGGTTCGGAAGAATTACCCGAGGGTTCGGCACTGGTGTATAGTAGGGCGCTGGGATGACGGCATGGATGGCTGAAGTAGTGAGGAAACAAGCAACTTCGAGATCATGTGGCGGCGAACCAAAGGGCACTGAGTGTTGCAATGATTGTCTCGTGCGGGCAGAGTTCCTGCTGGACGGGACGCTGCAGTGCAGCGTCCTTAAAGCGGAAGGCGTACACACCAAGAACGAAATCAATACACCAAGGCCTTGGAAGCACCACTGCCGCAGAACCAAGTATATCTTCGGCATGATAAGTGTTTCAGGAACTCCTAGAGAACATGGTAAACATCCGGTGGCTTCCTGGGTGGCTTTCAGGTCGTCTTGACGTCGCCATGTCGTTGGAACCACTAGCTGAAGAGGGCTCttcgtgatggtggttgcATATCTCATTCCATTAGTCCTTGTGAAAGCTTCGGCCGAGCTGTGGCTGCTCAAAAACTAGGGCTCGGACTTGGGCGGGAGGTCGGACACGGACTGAAGGCCGCTTGTGGTGTCTCAGTCGCAACGTCCCACGGCCACCAGGATaccctcatctccatcgTGCAGCCAGATGTTCGTCTATGCGTCCATAGATGAATTGTTCGTTTTCCATGCAACACGGGCAGTTGCTTGCCTTGCTGTGCGAGTAGGTTATTCAGGCTGGCGTGGAAAGATGGACAGATCGATAGAGACTCCACGCAAGGCGTTGACGACGACCATGACAGGAACCAAGCGATTCTCAAAAAGGGGGTGCGTTCAGCTGCTGTCAACCATCGAGCTGCCTTAGTGTCTACAGGTGTCAGTTGCGTCTGCAGGCGGCGGCCTGCTTCGACGTGAAGAGACGACGGACGGCAGTTGACTGTCTGGGGGAGACGAGCCTATCGATTTTGGAGATCTTCCCTGCAGCAGCTAGCCTATGCTTCCCTCGGTAATTAGCAGTCCAGGGATGCAGGTTAAAATTGTCCGACAGACCAAGATACGGCGGTGCAACACAACAGGTCTCTTCCGTTCCGGGACGAAATCGAGCTTCTGGACTTTGCCCGCCCAACACTCCAAATCGCTGTTTCACACACTTCGTATTTCCGAGAAGAGAACAAAAGACCACGCGTAGAAAAAGAACAGCACCTCGATGGTGACACCACAAAAGTGCGGTCAAGTGTAAAGTGCGAAGGGACAGGTTCTGGCAGCATTCCTGAACAGTCGAAGAAAGTCAAATGTGTGTAATTCTGCATCCTCGGGTCAGTCAATGCCGTCACCatctcctcacctcccagCGCCGCTGACGAGGAGTTGGCCGAATCGTTGGTCGAGTGCAAAGAATTAATTTGGCCAGTGATAATCCGCAAAGCCTTGCGGTTCCAGAGATTTTGCTTTGATCCTGGCTAGCTTGGTAATATGCTCAATATCAGAGTGCTTCCCAGCTGCACAGACATGGTGATGTATAGCACAACAGCCCGGGGGtgtccaccctctccaaacgCCTTCCCATCTCGCCCCACCGAGCGATCCATATATACAATGTGTCAAAGACACGGACTTGTGTTTTGTTTCGttgtttcttgtttctttaGTTGTCGTTGCTGCGGCGAACGGGTTGCTGATAAGGACGGAATGCGCCGGAGGCCATGATAGTTGGGCGTCTTTGCGCGCGGAGGTAGGCCTCCTGAATGATGGGCGACGAATCCGACCGAATAACACTGCCGATCGACATGAAGAATCTAGAAGGCAAAGATGTGTTAACCACGATAATTCtccagacagcagcaagaccGCAGCCTACCCGAATGTCGCGCCGGAACCCAGCATGTACTGGCCGAGTGTTCGCATGATGCCGTTTGGCCCTGCGCCATATCTGAAGATGTTGACGGTTCCTAGACTGAATTAGACATCATCTCAAAATGCTCAGTGGCCGAAGCGGCAGCGCATACCAAAGATGAAGCCGATGATGCAGCCGACCGCTGTGCAATGCGATAATTAGCGTTCTGAAGTGCTATTAAAAACAACTACTCGCCCAAGGCGGGAACTTACTGCCGCCCATCAACATTCCCATCTTGACTATTCCATCAAGTTAGCCTATAGCCCAATCCCATGTCCTTGTCGCTGCCCATCTCCGTGAGGGGTCCcgcggggttgttggcatACACTTGTCGACGTTTGACTGTCCAACGCcatgctgaggaggagggggcatTTTGTGCTACTGGGGTGTTTAATCCGAGTCAACTGGTGGTTTCAaccgagctgctgctgtgctaAAAGTCGAGACAGAAAACGGTCAAGGTGCAGCGCAAGCACTGGTGGTCAGATGCGATATCGACAGTTGGATGTTGCCGTGGGCAAAATGTGGGTGCACGGACGGGGATTGATGCTACTTCAGCCTTGCCGATGGAAAGCGGTCAGTTCTAGGCAAGTTGCAAAGTTACAATTATGACGGATTTCCCCGCTAATAGCTAACGTGGATAAATATTGATTAATCTGGGGTAGCAGTGACGCTAGATGCTCCCTGCCATGTTATGTCATTGAACACATCGAAgagcttgatgatggcatCTACAGATGTTTCTTCATCAGGATATTGTTCTAGAAGGGTAAAGGAACGCAAATAACGTGATGGGCACAAAGCAAACGAGGAGCAGTCTTTATGTTCTCTCTCAAACTTCGAGGCGGCTTGAGGCGGGGGGAAACGGCATCAGACGCTCGGACCATTTTCAACTCTTCTGTTGTGGCAGACAgtggcttgttgttgagatgGCCCCCTTCCAAGCCAGTTCTCACGTGACATAGTAGTTCGTTCATGAGGGGCAGTCATGGTCACAAGTCCAAACTGCTATTAGCCCAAGTCAAGTCAGTTGGGATGACTGAGGGTCTGGAGAGGGAATCCAACAAGCTGTCAACTGAAGCGTGTATAGGTATTAATAAATTAAGACGGACGGTACTGAGCAAATGCCCATCAAAGCAGTCAAAGACGACTCCAGACAGAAAAGCCAAAGGTGGCTTGAAAAACAGGGGACGCGTGCGCGCAGACCACCCTGCGGCCCGCATTCTGCTCGCTAAGCGCCTCTCGAGGGCCAACGCCCAGGCCAGGAGAGACCTTGCCTCAAATTCTCAAGGTtgtcaacctcacctcctgGCGCAGTCGCATTCCGAAATCGTGCTTGCCACCCCGAACGCACCGCGAAAACCGGCATCGCTGCCAGCCTCGTTTCCCGTCTCTCTGCCCGTCTTTTGAATACGCTTTTCCACCGACTTACCGGGTGTGCGCGTCGGCTCTCGGCGCGATCCCATCTCCCGTCCCCAGACCCCCGACCGGGCCAGCACTTGCGCTTCGACGTCAGTGCTAATCTCGACAACTCCACACAACAAGGGCGGTTGCGACGACACCTCGCACCCTTTAGAGTGGGTCCGCTGCCAGAGATCAATCgctccttcttgtcgtcaACTCTGCTGAAGGCCGAAAGGGGCTTCTCATTCCAACTCGCCGGGGAGCTCGCCCGCGACAGCTCGctgtcctcccctccccccctcgtcGTTACCCGCCAACCGCCCCGACCATCGCCCACGCCGTCCCCATGACGGCTGTTGCGAGTCCCCCTAGCTTTCCAAACCTCAACCGACCGGGATGGATGAATGGAGGCCAGCTTCTTAACACGATCAATTCGGAAGATGCCAGAGGAGTGAACATGCCCATGCCTCGCAAAACTCTGCCGCGATCaaactcgtcgtcgtcggtctCGTCGACGTCTTCCAACGGGTCGACATCCACCGTGACTTCCAATGCCAGTTCTCAAATGAACGGCGGTTCTGTGTCTTCCGCCGGCGACCCGGGTGCGTGGCCAAACGGTGCACCACGCAAGAGGCCCCAGCAAAAGGGCCCATGGCCAAATCCCAAAACCGAAGGAACAAACGAATTTGCCAGAACATCATCGGTTCGACCACCCATGGCGAACGGGGTCAACGGTGCATCATCACTACAGCCACCACAATCGATACTAGCAACACCACAGAATCAACTGATGGCTCCCAATGGACTCCCACGAGGCCCTGATGGTGCCGCTTCAGGCCGGCAACCTGTCCTTTACTTGCTTTCTCTCAACGGCAGCTTCGAACGCAAGACCATCTCGGTTCCCTATTACCCCGACACCCTGCGTATTGGACGGCAAACAAATAACAAGACGGTCCCAACACCTGTCAACGGATTCTTTGACAGCAAAGTGCTATCCCGACAACATGCCGAGATTTGGGCCGACCCCAGCGGCAAGATTTTTATTCGGGATGTCAAGTCCTCCAACGGTACATTTGTCAACGGGAGCCGGCTGTCGCCTGAAAATAGAGAATCCGAGCCGCACGAACTGCAAACAGCTGACCACCTTGAACTTGGTATTGACATTGTTAGCGAGGACCAAAAGACCGTTGTTCATCATAAAGTCGCCGCCAAGGTTGAGCATGCCGGATTCATATCGCCAGCCAATAATGTGATGGAAATGAGCTTTGGAGACCTGGACCCTTCCAACAATCCAATGATGCAGCTCAGTGGTGTTCCATTCCGAGGCCGACCAACAAATCAGTCAGCAATGGCAGGGAGTCGCGTATCTCCGAGTAACGCTGGAGTTGCAGGAAACCTAGCTCAACAGCGTCCATACCATTGGCAGAGTATCACCACAGAACACATAATCAAGAGGCTCCAGGCATGTTTGTTCCCGAGTTTGAGGGAAAGCTAATCATCGCTAACTTTTACTTGCAGACCGAGATTCGGAATGCGAGACAGCAACAAGCTGATATTGCTAGAACAGGCCAATTCCTCAACGCTCTGCTATCCAAGGACGATGTCAAGAACTTGGAAAAACCTGAAGCGCCAGAAGCCCCCAAGAGTTTTGTCAACGGAAATGTCTCTTTCCGATCCGATGGCGGGAAAACGAGGTTTTCCGACCCGCCAGCGCCTCCCCCGTCACAACCACTTCCAGAGAAACCAGATGCCGCTCGCCCTGGATCTTCCGATGTTGCGTCGCTGAAGCGAGGCCCAACAGAGAAGCCCAAACTCGCAAACATCTCACCCATTCTTCCTGATAACACCAACAGCCTCCGCATTTCGCAACTCACAGAACAGCTCAATAACGCCCAGAAGGCTCTTGACGAAACCAGCCAAAAAGCACGGGATTTGGAAGAAGAGTTGAACAGGGAGCGCGAGGCACGGTTACTGGTCGAGGGTCAGATGCAGAAAATGAACGAGGAGAGTACGCATGTGAAGGTCAATGGCTCTGCGGGCATTCCTCTTGTCAATGGTCATTCTGAACTCGACAAGGccttcaaccccccagcGGAAACCCAAACACCAGCCGAAGTTGACCCGGTGACCGTCACCCCTGAACCAGGAAGTTACTCGCCGGTGGTCGATAAGACCGCGGCTATGGTAGCAGCATACCAGGCTCAAATCGATACGATGGCCCAGGAAATGGCCAAAATGAAGGAGCACATGGAGAGCTACCGCGCTCGGgctgagaaggccgaggctgATAGAGACGCTGGCAGCAAAACATTGGCAGAACTGGTCCTCCAGATTCGCCAAcgtgacgaggaggataagAAGCGGGCAGCGGAGAAGCAGTCACGGTCACGGTCTAGGGAGGCCAGACGACGTGGCCGGAGCCAAAGCCCAAGGGCCGAGGAAAAGCTGGAGCACACTACCAACGGTAGCGCGACCAAACCCCACGCGCAGATCGACGGTGCGGCATCCGAAGCGGACGACGCTGAGGATATCTCGCCTGTATCGAGATCAGTCACAGTGAAGCCCAACTCGGTGGGCGCGTTGGCGGTGCAGGGTGATGGGCAGCGTCCTCTGGCGATAATACAAATACTACCGTACGCGACCGCGTTTGGGGTTGTGCTCTTTGGCATGGGGCTTATGGGGTACATCAACGATTGGCAGTTGCAGCCGCACCCAAACCGGTAGATCAGGTTTgggagatggcggcggcgctgaGTCACACGACAAAACAGTTTACAAACCAACTTgacgaccaccacccaaggACAACCAAAAAAGACATGATGATTATGAGCAAGAAAAGACAAATTTACAACCACAAGAACAACTTTTAATCGCCTCTCGCCCACCACGCCCTACGTACCTATTTTCTGAGCTTTTTTGGgggaagatgacgacggaACAGAACTGGACTTCTTGAACCTTGGGTTTTCCTTTGTCACACAACAACATTTTTTGGAACGTATAAACTGGTACTCTTCGGCTTTtttatgtttttttttaacgTAGCGTTTACACCGACACAAACACGCACTCTCAACAGCGGGTTCGCAGCCAATCaacttctcttttttctctctgttATAActgcttttttcttgttctcCAATGAAAATCATTTTTATTCTGTACATGTAACAACCTTTGAATTCTAGGCGTCTCGATTTTCTCGGCTTGTTGCAAATCTATGTTTGGTGCTTCTcttggggtgttgttgaattttggggatgggttgggattgTACGGAGGTATGTatgagggagttggttgcTTGTTGAGCACTTGAAATTTGGAGCTTTTTACTTGTTGAGCTTGTGTGGTTTGTATTTGGATGTGTAGCGGGGGAAAGGGATAATGAAGGGTTATACTAGGACATGATGattggtttgggttgggtagGGGTCTTTAACAAGAAAGGAATGGAATGGATGGTGTTATTCTCTGGAAGCTGTGTGTGATGCGTGTAAACGTACGGTTTGCGTATGGTATGTGATCATGAGTATGTGTAACATACCTACCTTGCTGCTGGCGCTTGGCTGAGGGGGCAGTAGGATAAGGGGAATGGGAGCGATGAATCATCTTTGAAAGGttgtgtctgtctgtcttgatGTTTTGGTGATAAGTGACCATGTCAAGCGGCCTTGCCTCTGAGGGAATGGGACGGGGGCAACTCACCATAACTGCAATTACTCGTAGCTATCCATCCGTAGGCGAATCGCTATAAACTGCAAACTTTTCTAAGGCGGCGGGAAAACatctttgttgttgtgcaAATTGAAACAACAgccatcaaaccccctcaaacGGGGTGTCATATTTTTTAAGCAAACGAGATTAGCCATAGCACGCTGTGGCAATGATCCAACAAATTCTGTTGCAAGCTGAGCTTACTTGGACCCCCCAACTGGCCAATCTTGGGGTGTGTATGTGTGGCGTGTCGGTCAAGGTTGCTGTGCAGTTTGAGAGTTTCGGCAAAGGCTCGGACCACTTGACCATGAGAAACGTGGGGGACTTGGCGCGCTGGTAAATaagttttttgttttgggttAGATATGGTTGTTGTATTTAGCTTTAGACTTCATTGACCATGAGGCTGAGTTTATAGGTATGTTGGGTTGATTTTTGGGAAAGGCTACCAATCTACGTATCTTGGCCGCAGACACACGAGTTTACGCGCATAATCTTGGTCCATATCGCAAGATGCCAACTTGTGTAGTAGCTCTTTCAAGGACGTTCATTCTGAAGTAAGTAGATTGGCGAATAGTTTCGTCAGATATTCATTGTGGTATATCAACCGCGTAATAGTCTCAGAACATCTCCGTTgtgctttttttctctcttaATTTATTGTACACAgcttgttgaagatgagTGGTAAATCATCGCAGTTTCTGAGAAATatcaaggccaaggaaaCTGGTTTTGCGGCATATGTGGGGGACGGCTGCCCTTTagagttgatgatggggttcaGGTTTGGTGGCTCTGATATGTTGGCTTGTAAATATGCTTGTGCCCATTCACGACCCAAAAAGAAACGgctggggaaaaaaaggaaggcATGTGTGATCTCGCGGTCTGCTCAGAGGAGATGGTACTTACATATCCCCGTCACCGATCTCATCAACGTGTTGTCGTCACGCTCTGGCCCCGGCTGAGCAGGGTGGGCAATAAGCCAAGTAATTACTTACTTGACATGCAAGCCAAGTCAGACCCTAAGCTTGACTTAACTTGGCTTATTGCCTAccctgccgaggaggtgaaAATTTTCTTTGCTACCAGAGCATGGTGTTGTCTGTCGAGGTCATTTCGGTACTGTAATATATGTACTTGAAGAAAGCAAATttggtgccgttggggtGTGGTGTGGCAGTATCGTGAATCGTAATATATCCAAggtgtgacaagggctgggTATTAGGGTTTGTCATAGTAGTTCAATTCAGCTAATAATCTTTAATAGCCTCGAAGTCCTTAgtaaaaaacaaaaaagaagatcTAGGAATATAAATAGATCCGAAGGATATATAGCTATTTATTACTGAACAATCCGTGCCTTATAACTTTAACGATTATTAAAACCTTTACTAACCACGAGGTATTTAATTATCTACTTTACTTCTAACTACTAACTCTCGACGTATAGGTAGATAGTAATTGGGCCGTAGTGTGGCCGGTTGGCCAGTTAACGTGTAACACAAGGAGTGTCGTCGTACCACGTCGAGTTGTTCGTATTCCAAACGCCTGTAACTCCTAAACGCCAGTACCGAACTCCTAAACACCTAGGCGGCTGTGGCTCCTAAATTCCTGCAACTCCCAAACACCTGAAACGCCGAGTACCGAAACCGGTAGGTGTCTTGTCTTCGGGTGGAAAGGTCCTCCAAAGCCAAGCGGAGTGTGACTGCTGAGTGGCCGAAACCTAGATAGCAAGCCATGTTAGTTCACATGCTGGTTGTGCAAGACTTTGAGATTGTCTGAGCAGACCGCTTGACCATGAGGCCTTATTTGATGGTGGAGTACTCGGCCAGATTTGAACTGATAACCTGCCATTCTTGGAGAGCCACAGAATGTGATAAGTGCGAGTTGGTTTAGGCCATATTTTTGAAGACTGAACACAATCGTATTGCGTCGTGTAGAATTGACAAGTGAATGTAAAAGGCGATCTTTTCTCGGCTATGGACTTGGTGAAATGATGTTGAAGGAGTGACGCGGTCGATGCGTGATACTCGAACCTCCTGCCAAAACAGAAAaccttggtgttgagatcATGGGTGAAGCAGCAGAGCGCACGATAGCTCTGCCCTAGAAAATCCATACCATTGTTTCTATCTCCAATGATTCCTGTATCACACATGTTTTTTCCTGGTACCTGCAGAGTGCAGAGGATGGATAACGTCAAAAGTCGGAGCATGTGCTCCGTGTTGGAAGTCAATGATCGGAAAGCCTCCAATAGAAAAATTACAATCATGAATTTTCGACCATCCATCTGGTGTAACGCTCTCAAAACAATCAGTCGTTGTTGTTCAAACATAGAATGGACGTCATATCGTGTggcttgaggatgttgaaTGGCTGCTGATCTTGGCTCAAGGCCCAGCTGGTGTGATGAGTAGTACCCAGGTAGGTTAGCTTTTTGGTTCTTATCACAAAACTGAAAATCTGCtggggatgagggatggTTTGGTACCGAATCCGCCTTGGAAAGCAAACTCGTGGATGGCGtaaccaaaaaaaaaagaaaaaaaaaaagaaaaaaaaaagaagagaaaaaaaagggaccGCCTTGGGACTCTGGGTTGATTGGTGGCCAGGTGCAGAGAAGGGCGGGCGGTTTATGGTGCGAAAGTGCTGGACAGAGTTTAGTatggggtgtggtgggagaagCTGAAGTTGTAATATTCATTGTTGACATCCGAGCCTAAGTACCTGTAGTGTCAAATTGTTAATGATAGGCAAATTGGATCGTTCTTCTTCCCATCGTGCCTTCCTCTTTCAGACCGGGGTCAGGCATCCATATCTATCACCCTCAGCAGGCACGGCTCAGCAAACTGTTGCCCACCATGTCACCCACCTTCTTCAATACTCACTCAGAATGTATTTCTCACTTTGACCTTCACTCTTACCTCTCTCTGACCACTCAACTCATCATATCTCACCTCTCAGCCCTCACTCCTTACGCAAGACACTTACTTCTCAAGCTCATATTTCCTCAATCTTCACTCACTCGCAAGACTCGCAACTTACACGCATATTGTTTCACAACCAATCCGAAAATGGGCATTGTGCTAGAACAACAACATTGTTtattccaaaaaaaaaaaggtgttCGAACGTAAACACTTTTGAAACGCACTTTGaagggtttttttttccttgtaTTTTTAAGATTTTACGAGCTCTTTTTGTGATTTTCGCTTTTTCTCTACAAAACACCAGTTGACACACACAATCCGACAGATATCACCCCTTCAAACAAACAGGCACTGTATGTTGTTCTACACCAAAGTTCCTGTTTCCGACTCAGTCAAGATTGATCTTGAACCTACCCTGTTGCTCGTACCGCCTCTCGCACTCCCCGCACTTCACATGCACGCGGCAATGGGAGCACTTGTGCTCGTGCCTGGAGTTGTAGCACTCGCAACCGCAGCACGTCCACACCCGTTTGCCCTGCGCCGCACCTTTGTTTTTCGTGTGCCTCTCGCCGAAGTTGTCTAGCCAGGCCTGGCCGGTGACAAAGTTCTCGAGTCGAAGCTCGCCGTCGAGCCACTCCTTTTCCTGCTCGGCGTAAGCGCGGGCATGAGAGGTTTCGTGGTCGATTCTGGCTTGTTCGAAACGAGCATTGTACCAGTTGCGGCGGGCGTGGAGCTCGGCGAGCGAAGGCCCAACGATTTTTATGGTGGTTTTGCGCGGGGACGTGGGGGTGTCGGCCGTGGTGTCCCAGGACTGTGTTGAGTTAGTACTCGGAAGGTTTTGTCGGCGTGGTGGAAGGATTCGCTCATTACCTGCTGCCAAAACTGTCCGTTTGGAAAAGCTAAGAgcaaggaggctgccgccCTGATCGGAGTCAGGGGTAATGGTGGActcggaggagggagaattGTTGGCGTTGGACGCTGGGAGGCCGTGGTGAATGACGGTAGAGCAAGAACCCCCGTGGGAGGGGTCTGACTCCTCGTCAGACAGCCACAAAGAGTTGTTGGAAGCCATGTCTAAGTCTGGCAAGATGGTGGAAGGGCGAGTTGTTAGTAGTGGTCGAAGAGTGCAGAAAAGAGTTTGAGGTACTGGGTCGAGGCGGAACTCGAAGATGTAGTCAGTTTGCTCAGCTTTCACACTCGATGTCTATCAAAATGGCGGCGGGGAAATTCTTCGTCTGACCGAAGGCGCCTTCCACTCTGCTTAAATACCTCTATTGGGGATGGGTGTAGCGTTACAAAACAAGTGTTGATATCTGAACATTGGTGTTGTTCTGTGCGCTCAGGAGCTGTTCTTCTGCGAACAATGGACAAAGAACCGACAATGTTGTTGTCACTGAAGCAGCTGTCATGTAAGCGTCCTGGATACCAACTCTTTTTTCAAACCATGCATTGTTTCCAAAAGTTAGAAATCATCACTCCAATGTTAACACTCACTTGCTAGGTCCCCTTGCCTAGGTGCAACTCATCGTGTGCACTCAAGAATTGAAACCCAGCCTTCAAACTAGCATCATGTTTTAGATATGGGAATTTGCTTTTGAAAATCAGATAGCCAATGTCTAAAAGATGTATCCTGTCTTGATGCCACCTTGAGTCGATGCAACCGTCTTACGATGGATTTCGAGTGTGTAAGAATCAACTAAAATTGCGGTCAACGGTATAACGAGCGGTAGGAGACCAGTTCGGGTTTCATTAATTAATATATACACTAGGTTTCTGGTGCGTATAGCTAGCTATTCTTTCCTCCACGAAGGGAATGTTGTCTTGACAtagcccctgaacccctgaatcctCAAGTACCACCGGGCTGGATAAACGCTGTAATCTTTCAGATTCATATCATAATGATGCTGATAGACGAAGTCACAGTAAACAATGAACCAGAAACGAGGAAACCGGTGAGGAAGCTGGGCCAATGTCGGTTAAAATACAAGTGATGACTGCTGCCCAATGGTCCCGGCACCGGGCAAACCACCCCAAATCAAACACGGGCATGTTTAACCAAGCCAAGCCAAACAGGCAATACACATCAAACGCTTTCCATCGTGCTTACTTAACCGACGTGCATATTAGTCAGGGTAGTAAGCCGGCTATAACAGTGGTCTATTGAGCCTCATCATGCAGGTCCTTACTGAGCATAGGGGGTGGATAGTCCTGATCATAATGGGGCCCGATCTTGGCCGTTCGATAAGGGGATAGTGGAGATGAGGTCCTGGTATGAGTGCTGTGTAGAGAAACGAGAATCAATCATTGCTCTACCATTATAAGAGCAATCGGGGCACAGTGGAAACAGAAGACGCCTTCGATTCAATAAAGACTCCTGGCTTTTCCATCCGATACATTATAGGAATGCTCGTTCATTAAGAGAGAGCGAGAACCAAAGTCAAGACTGTTCTGGTGGCCTCGTCTGTTCAACAAGGAAGGTGGTTCTTGTGGGTGGATGTCTCTGTAAGCTGACGAGGAATGTTGAGTAATACTCCAGGACTGAAACTCCACTACACAACTGCGGTGAAGTAAGTGAAGTAAGACTTGGTTGTAACATCCCAAGACCTCCAAGACTGATACTCCACTCGAGGCTGGTATTCAACCCTTGGTAGCATCATCTGCTGTGGGTATCGAAATGGTCGCCGTCGGAAGTCTTCGATATCCATAAGTACCTGCCTCTGGTCA is drawn from Podospora pseudocomata strain CBS 415.72m chromosome 1 map unlocalized CBS415.72m_1, whole genome shotgun sequence and contains these coding sequences:
- the MGR2 gene encoding subunit of TIM23 translocase complex (BUSCO:EOG09265KNL; COG:S; EggNog:ENOG503P5HI), giving the protein MPPPPQHGVGQSNVDKFKMGMLMGGTVGCIIGFIFGTVNIFRYGAGPNGIMRTLGQYMLGSGATFGFFMSIGSVIRSDSSPIIQEAYLRAQRRPTIMASGAFRPYQQPVRRSNDN
- a CDS encoding uncharacterized protein (COG:T; EggNog:ENOG503NXD7); translated protein: MTAVASPPSFPNLNRPGWMNGGQLLNTINSEDARGVNMPMPRKTLPRSNSSSSVSSTSSNGSTSTVTSNASSQMNGGSVSSAGDPGAWPNGAPRKRPQQKGPWPNPKTEGTNEFARTSSVRPPMANGVNGASSLQPPQSILATPQNQLMAPNGLPRGPDGAASGRQPVLYLLSLNGSFERKTISVPYYPDTLRIGRQTNNKTVPTPVNGFFDSKVLSRQHAEIWADPSGKIFIRDVKSSNGTFVNGSRLSPENRESEPHELQTADHLELGIDIVSEDQKTVVHHKVAAKVEHAGFISPANNVMEMSFGDLDPSNNPMMQLSGVPFRGRPTNQSAMAGSRVSPSNAGVAGNLAQQRPYHWQSITTEHIIKRLQTEIRNARQQQADIARTGQFLNALLSKDDVKNLEKPEAPEAPKSFVNGNVSFRSDGGKTRFSDPPAPPPSQPLPEKPDAARPGSSDVASLKRGPTEKPKLANISPILPDNTNSLRISQLTEQLNNAQKALDETSQKARDLEEELNREREARLLVEGQMQKMNEESTHVKVNGSAGIPLVNGHSELDKAFNPPAETQTPAEVDPVTVTPEPGSYSPVVDKTAAMVAAYQAQIDTMAQEMAKMKEHMESYRARAEKAEADRDAGSKTLAELVLQIRQRDEEDKKRAAEKQSRSRSREARRRGRSQSPRAEEKLEHTTNGSATKPHAQIDGAASEADDAEDISPVSRSVTVKPNSVGALAVQGDGQRPLAIIQILPYATAFGVVLFGMGLMGYINDWQLQPHPNR